In a genomic window of Sardina pilchardus chromosome 20, fSarPil1.1, whole genome shotgun sequence:
- the mtres1 gene encoding mitochondrial transcription rescue factor 1 isoform X1: MLCNSLANLSSMYHDVKMLHNGPSTAACGERMQSLLPALTLRQLGRLNSIQLFTTGHGPAWSSWCPRTLHARQLWGSVGPVTLRTQALTTARDSASGWSVHQARYKSTKKKGSQRTVQEEEEEDEEDSDYEDELQDDPGLPKDYKDTEKYVQSFRYDLVLKSGLDMARNKVEDAFYGSRLRLNGSKLIKKSKTVKVGDTLDFILGEDKEIDSVNLKRVIFKKVIGETRDADKYKVILRTWKNLQLPKKDVYKD, translated from the exons ATGCTGTGCAACAGTTTGGCTAATTTGTCGTCAATGTATCATGATGTTAAAATGTTACATAATG GTCCGTCGACGGCAGCTTGCGGCGAGAGAATGCAGAGTCTGTTGCCTGCTCTGACTTTAAGACAGCTGGGTCGCCTGAACTCCATTCAGCTGTTCACCACAGGCCATGGACCAGCGTGGAGCTCATGGTGTCCTCGGACATTACATGCCCGTCAGCTGTGGGGCTCCGTCGGCCCCGTGACACTGAGGACACAAGCTTTGACAACAGCAAGGGATTCTGCCTCAGGTTGGTCCGTACATCAAGCTAGGTACAAATCcacaaaaaagaaaggaagccAAAGAACAGtgcaagaagaggaggaagaggatgaggaagatagCGACTATGAGGATGAACTTCAAGATGATCCAGGGTTGCCAAAAGACTATAAAGACACAGAGAAGTATGTCCAGTCCTTTCGCTATGACCTCGTCTTGAAATCTGGCCTGGACATGGCACGAAA CAAAGTGGAGGATGCCTTTTATGGAAGCAGACTGCGATTAAATGGATCGAAACTAATCAAGAAGAGCAAAACT GTTAAAGTAGGAGACACTTTGGACTTCATACTGGGTGAGGACAAAGAAATAGACTCTGTCAACCTAAAGAGAGTCATCTTCAAGAAAGTAATAGGAGAGACAAGAGATGCTGACAAGTATAAAGTCATTTTAAGAACCTGGAAAAACCTACAGCTGCCTAAGAAGGATGTTTACAAGGATTGA
- the mtres1 gene encoding mitochondrial transcription rescue factor 1 isoform X2, whose amino-acid sequence MQSLLPALTLRQLGRLNSIQLFTTGHGPAWSSWCPRTLHARQLWGSVGPVTLRTQALTTARDSASGWSVHQARYKSTKKKGSQRTVQEEEEEDEEDSDYEDELQDDPGLPKDYKDTEKYVQSFRYDLVLKSGLDMARNKVEDAFYGSRLRLNGSKLIKKSKTVKVGDTLDFILGEDKEIDSVNLKRVIFKKVIGETRDADKYKVILRTWKNLQLPKKDVYKD is encoded by the exons ATGCAGAGTCTGTTGCCTGCTCTGACTTTAAGACAGCTGGGTCGCCTGAACTCCATTCAGCTGTTCACCACAGGCCATGGACCAGCGTGGAGCTCATGGTGTCCTCGGACATTACATGCCCGTCAGCTGTGGGGCTCCGTCGGCCCCGTGACACTGAGGACACAAGCTTTGACAACAGCAAGGGATTCTGCCTCAGGTTGGTCCGTACATCAAGCTAGGTACAAATCcacaaaaaagaaaggaagccAAAGAACAGtgcaagaagaggaggaagaggatgaggaagatagCGACTATGAGGATGAACTTCAAGATGATCCAGGGTTGCCAAAAGACTATAAAGACACAGAGAAGTATGTCCAGTCCTTTCGCTATGACCTCGTCTTGAAATCTGGCCTGGACATGGCACGAAA CAAAGTGGAGGATGCCTTTTATGGAAGCAGACTGCGATTAAATGGATCGAAACTAATCAAGAAGAGCAAAACT GTTAAAGTAGGAGACACTTTGGACTTCATACTGGGTGAGGACAAAGAAATAGACTCTGTCAACCTAAAGAGAGTCATCTTCAAGAAAGTAATAGGAGAGACAAGAGATGCTGACAAGTATAAAGTCATTTTAAGAACCTGGAAAAACCTACAGCTGCCTAAGAAGGATGTTTACAAGGATTGA
- the bend3 gene encoding BEN domain-containing protein 3 isoform X2, protein MNVIKHEDNVEREMLEKGGKTSKEIKTEEDSEILQGCHGTSETAVGKSLGAALDGISTCSEAQQDSEDMSINTDQPISRKRVKLASEVGEHVQEKGCEESTMSPLHSLTSDKKDAAQEKTIASYRKPLYSISHRITEKKAASSLDQHGQHEAGVRLNSILLPKLCSSGPNNRCESSLTQGGSAAATPTDPNLYPLIEKMFFILNTLNTSMTQLHSKVDLLSLEVTRIKKQIKPSEMAMEFQPPPEYQLTSEELAQLMEQTSTAGELGCRLLVQLFPELFTAKDGSHGCGACGIAGKRTLDSLHLQLIRNYVEVCYPLVKNSNVWQTECLLQINDFFNRFWAQKDMENGQPHGKQTPVGLGFEVDQSQPCHFINEDGQDERLSVSSDNSNGPLNISSDLILDSQEVGEELDDLSSPDDFVILLLNRLFPEIFEEGKLPEGYSGCNSIGKLLLDSDRLEIIRKYMEANFPDMPEDTWLQICIQRMEEALEAIPGNGNDLDNMQDESFDTNLPDDISIVKISEFGDFDRPNRRTKKSWLAPMDFDTLEMPLPDFDVPQEYLLTKEQLKNNYDCSLSIGNFASRLLVLMFPELFTYENARKHYNCSGTLGKKQLDPIRIRLIRHYVQLLYPRAKNDRVWTLEFVDKLDERCRRRDTEQRRSYQQQRKVFVPKSEQEFVTASQISQLTSERLKEDYEMPPVPPEKSSKDFCKIPLEELAVPPPDFPVPSVYLLSDSEVREIVQQSLSVGNFAARLLVRLFPELFTQENLRLQYNHSGACNKKQLDPVRLRLIRHYVEAVYPVDKMEEVWHYECVPSIDERCRRPNRKKCDILKKAKRSSTVSYS, encoded by the exons ATGAATGTCATCAAGCATGAAGAcaacgtagagagagagatgcttgaGAAAG GAGGAAAAACATCAAAAGAAATTAAGACAGAGGAAGATTCAGAAATACTACAAGGCTGTCATGGGACTTCAGAAACTGCTGTGGGAAAGTCCCTGGGTGCCGCCTTAGACGGCATCTCTACATGCTCTGAAGCCCAGCAAGACTCAGAGGATATGAGTATAAACACAGACCAACCTATAAGCAGGAAGAGGGTCAAACTTGCCAGTGAG GTTGGGGAACATGTGCAAGAGAAAGGGTGTGAAGAATCCACAATGTCGCCACTCCATAGCCTTACGTCTGACAAGAAGGATGCTGCCCAGGAGAAGACCATTGCCTCATACAGGAAACCTCTGTACAGCATCTCCCATCGCATTACAGAGAAGAAAGCTGCTTCAAGTCTGGACCAGCATGGACAGCATGAAGCAGGGGTTCGGTTGAACAGTATCCTGTTACCTAAACTGTGCAGTTCGGGGCCGAATAACCGGTGTGAGTCAAGCCTCACCCAAGGGGGTTCAGCTGCTGCTACCCCAACAGACCCAAACCTCTACCCTTTGATCGAGAAAATGTTCTTCATTCTCAACACACTGAACACAAGCATGACTCAGCTGCACAGCAAAGTGGACTTGCTGTCTCTCGAGGTTACGCGTATAAAGAAACAAATCAAACCCTCTGAAATGGCAATGGAGTTCCAGCCCCCGCCAGAATATCAGCTAACAAGTGAGGAGCTTGCTCAGCTGATGGAGCAGACGTCCACTGCTGGGGAGCTCGGGTGCAGGCTGCTGGTCCAGCTGTTTCCTGAGCTGTTTACAGCCAAGGATGGTAGTCATGGCTGCGGCGCCTGTGGTATAGCTGGCAAAAGGACTCTTGACTCCCTTCACCTTCAGCTCATACGCAACTATGTGGAAGTCTGCTACCCGCTGGTAAAGAACAGCAATGTTTGGCAGACGGAGTGCCTCCTACAAATTAATGACTTTTTTAATCGTTTCTGGGCCCAAAAGGACATGGAAAATGGCCAGCCTCATGGCAAACAGACTCCAGTTGGCCTTGGCTTTGAGGTAGACCAGAGTCAGCCTTGCCATTTCATCAATGAGGATGGACAGGATGAGAGACTTTCAGTGTCCAGTGACAACAGCAATGGTCCCCTTAACATCTCCTCAGACCTCATATTGGATTCccaggaggtgggggaggaacTTGATGACCTCTCTTCCCCTGATGACTTTGTCATTTTGTTGTTAAATAGGCTTTTCCCAGAGATCTTTGAGGAGGGCAAATTGCCCGAGGGTTACAGTGGTTGTAACAGCATCGGGAAGTTATTACTGGACTCTGACAGGTTAGAGATCATTCGCAAGTATATGGAAGCTAATTTTCCTGATATGCCTGAGGACACATGGCTACAGATCTGTATTCAGCGAATGGAAGAAGCACTGGAGGCAATTCCAGGAAATGGAAATGACCTGGACAACATGCAGGATGAGAGCTTTGACACAAATCTGCCAGACGATATTTCTATTGTTAAAATCAGTGAGTTTGGTGATTTTGATCGTCCAAATCGCAGGACTAAAAAATCATGGTTGGCACCCATGGATTTTGACACGCTTGAGATGCCTCTTCCTGATTTTGATGTACCACAGGAATATCTCCTTACAAAAGAGCAGCTTAAGAATAACTATGATTGTAGCTTGTCCATAGGGAATTTTGCTTCCCGCTTGCTTGTTCTTATGTTTCCAGAGTTGTTCACGTATGAGAATGCACGAAAGCATTACAACTGTAGTGGTACCTTAGGCAAGAAGCAGCTTGATCCAATTAGGATCAGATTGATCCGTCATTATGTTCAGCTGTTATACCCCCGGGCCAAGAATGACCGAGTGTGGACCCTTGAGTTTGTGGACAAATTAGATGAGCGGTGCCGGCGGAGGGACACGGAGCAGCGCCGCTCATACCAACAGCAACGGAAAGTTTTTGTTCCGAAATCGGAGCAAGAGTTTGTAACTGCCAGCCAAATAAGCCAACTGACCTCTGAGCGCCTGAAAGAGGACTACGAAATGCCACCTGTTCCCCCTGAAAAAAGTAGCAAAGACTTTTGCAAGATCCCTCTGGAAGAGCTTGCCGTGCCTCCTCCTGACTTTCCTGTGCCTTCTGTGTACCTGCTGTCAGATTCTGAGGTGAGGGAGATTGTTCAGCAGAGTCTTTCAGTGGGGAACTTTGCCGCCCGCTTGCTAGTGCGTCTCTTTCCAGAGCTCTTTACCCAGGAGAACCTGCGGCTTCAGTACAATCACTCTGGCGCCTGCAACAAAAAGCAGCTGGACCCGGTCCGTCTGCGCTTGATTCGCCATTACGTAGAAGCTGTGTACCCAGTGGACAAGATGGAAGAGGTGTGGCACTATGAGTGTGTTCCGAGCATCGATGAGCGTTGTAGACGGCCTAATCGGAAAAAGTGTGACATTCTAAAGAAGGCCAAGAGATCGAGCACTGTGTCATACTCTTAA
- the bend3 gene encoding BEN domain-containing protein 3 isoform X1 — MHGVMHDMNVIKHEDNVEREMLEKGGKTSKEIKTEEDSEILQGCHGTSETAVGKSLGAALDGISTCSEAQQDSEDMSINTDQPISRKRVKLASEVGEHVQEKGCEESTMSPLHSLTSDKKDAAQEKTIASYRKPLYSISHRITEKKAASSLDQHGQHEAGVRLNSILLPKLCSSGPNNRCESSLTQGGSAAATPTDPNLYPLIEKMFFILNTLNTSMTQLHSKVDLLSLEVTRIKKQIKPSEMAMEFQPPPEYQLTSEELAQLMEQTSTAGELGCRLLVQLFPELFTAKDGSHGCGACGIAGKRTLDSLHLQLIRNYVEVCYPLVKNSNVWQTECLLQINDFFNRFWAQKDMENGQPHGKQTPVGLGFEVDQSQPCHFINEDGQDERLSVSSDNSNGPLNISSDLILDSQEVGEELDDLSSPDDFVILLLNRLFPEIFEEGKLPEGYSGCNSIGKLLLDSDRLEIIRKYMEANFPDMPEDTWLQICIQRMEEALEAIPGNGNDLDNMQDESFDTNLPDDISIVKISEFGDFDRPNRRTKKSWLAPMDFDTLEMPLPDFDVPQEYLLTKEQLKNNYDCSLSIGNFASRLLVLMFPELFTYENARKHYNCSGTLGKKQLDPIRIRLIRHYVQLLYPRAKNDRVWTLEFVDKLDERCRRRDTEQRRSYQQQRKVFVPKSEQEFVTASQISQLTSERLKEDYEMPPVPPEKSSKDFCKIPLEELAVPPPDFPVPSVYLLSDSEVREIVQQSLSVGNFAARLLVRLFPELFTQENLRLQYNHSGACNKKQLDPVRLRLIRHYVEAVYPVDKMEEVWHYECVPSIDERCRRPNRKKCDILKKAKRSSTVSYS; from the exons ATGCATGGCGTTATGCAC GATATGAATGTCATCAAGCATGAAGAcaacgtagagagagagatgcttgaGAAAG GAGGAAAAACATCAAAAGAAATTAAGACAGAGGAAGATTCAGAAATACTACAAGGCTGTCATGGGACTTCAGAAACTGCTGTGGGAAAGTCCCTGGGTGCCGCCTTAGACGGCATCTCTACATGCTCTGAAGCCCAGCAAGACTCAGAGGATATGAGTATAAACACAGACCAACCTATAAGCAGGAAGAGGGTCAAACTTGCCAGTGAG GTTGGGGAACATGTGCAAGAGAAAGGGTGTGAAGAATCCACAATGTCGCCACTCCATAGCCTTACGTCTGACAAGAAGGATGCTGCCCAGGAGAAGACCATTGCCTCATACAGGAAACCTCTGTACAGCATCTCCCATCGCATTACAGAGAAGAAAGCTGCTTCAAGTCTGGACCAGCATGGACAGCATGAAGCAGGGGTTCGGTTGAACAGTATCCTGTTACCTAAACTGTGCAGTTCGGGGCCGAATAACCGGTGTGAGTCAAGCCTCACCCAAGGGGGTTCAGCTGCTGCTACCCCAACAGACCCAAACCTCTACCCTTTGATCGAGAAAATGTTCTTCATTCTCAACACACTGAACACAAGCATGACTCAGCTGCACAGCAAAGTGGACTTGCTGTCTCTCGAGGTTACGCGTATAAAGAAACAAATCAAACCCTCTGAAATGGCAATGGAGTTCCAGCCCCCGCCAGAATATCAGCTAACAAGTGAGGAGCTTGCTCAGCTGATGGAGCAGACGTCCACTGCTGGGGAGCTCGGGTGCAGGCTGCTGGTCCAGCTGTTTCCTGAGCTGTTTACAGCCAAGGATGGTAGTCATGGCTGCGGCGCCTGTGGTATAGCTGGCAAAAGGACTCTTGACTCCCTTCACCTTCAGCTCATACGCAACTATGTGGAAGTCTGCTACCCGCTGGTAAAGAACAGCAATGTTTGGCAGACGGAGTGCCTCCTACAAATTAATGACTTTTTTAATCGTTTCTGGGCCCAAAAGGACATGGAAAATGGCCAGCCTCATGGCAAACAGACTCCAGTTGGCCTTGGCTTTGAGGTAGACCAGAGTCAGCCTTGCCATTTCATCAATGAGGATGGACAGGATGAGAGACTTTCAGTGTCCAGTGACAACAGCAATGGTCCCCTTAACATCTCCTCAGACCTCATATTGGATTCccaggaggtgggggaggaacTTGATGACCTCTCTTCCCCTGATGACTTTGTCATTTTGTTGTTAAATAGGCTTTTCCCAGAGATCTTTGAGGAGGGCAAATTGCCCGAGGGTTACAGTGGTTGTAACAGCATCGGGAAGTTATTACTGGACTCTGACAGGTTAGAGATCATTCGCAAGTATATGGAAGCTAATTTTCCTGATATGCCTGAGGACACATGGCTACAGATCTGTATTCAGCGAATGGAAGAAGCACTGGAGGCAATTCCAGGAAATGGAAATGACCTGGACAACATGCAGGATGAGAGCTTTGACACAAATCTGCCAGACGATATTTCTATTGTTAAAATCAGTGAGTTTGGTGATTTTGATCGTCCAAATCGCAGGACTAAAAAATCATGGTTGGCACCCATGGATTTTGACACGCTTGAGATGCCTCTTCCTGATTTTGATGTACCACAGGAATATCTCCTTACAAAAGAGCAGCTTAAGAATAACTATGATTGTAGCTTGTCCATAGGGAATTTTGCTTCCCGCTTGCTTGTTCTTATGTTTCCAGAGTTGTTCACGTATGAGAATGCACGAAAGCATTACAACTGTAGTGGTACCTTAGGCAAGAAGCAGCTTGATCCAATTAGGATCAGATTGATCCGTCATTATGTTCAGCTGTTATACCCCCGGGCCAAGAATGACCGAGTGTGGACCCTTGAGTTTGTGGACAAATTAGATGAGCGGTGCCGGCGGAGGGACACGGAGCAGCGCCGCTCATACCAACAGCAACGGAAAGTTTTTGTTCCGAAATCGGAGCAAGAGTTTGTAACTGCCAGCCAAATAAGCCAACTGACCTCTGAGCGCCTGAAAGAGGACTACGAAATGCCACCTGTTCCCCCTGAAAAAAGTAGCAAAGACTTTTGCAAGATCCCTCTGGAAGAGCTTGCCGTGCCTCCTCCTGACTTTCCTGTGCCTTCTGTGTACCTGCTGTCAGATTCTGAGGTGAGGGAGATTGTTCAGCAGAGTCTTTCAGTGGGGAACTTTGCCGCCCGCTTGCTAGTGCGTCTCTTTCCAGAGCTCTTTACCCAGGAGAACCTGCGGCTTCAGTACAATCACTCTGGCGCCTGCAACAAAAAGCAGCTGGACCCGGTCCGTCTGCGCTTGATTCGCCATTACGTAGAAGCTGTGTACCCAGTGGACAAGATGGAAGAGGTGTGGCACTATGAGTGTGTTCCGAGCATCGATGAGCGTTGTAGACGGCCTAATCGGAAAAAGTGTGACATTCTAAAGAAGGCCAAGAGATCGAGCACTGTGTCATACTCTTAA